A DNA window from Streptomyces sp. 71268 contains the following coding sequences:
- a CDS encoding LysE family translocator has translation MSVEFLITALIIVVSPGTGAVYTVGTGLTRGFRMSVVAAFGCTLGIVPHLAAAIAGLAAVLHTSALAFESFKWAGVGYLLFLAWQTLREKGAMKIDTDGGGQSKENSAARVTWTAILINFLNPKLSMFFLAFLPQFVPADSDNSLPHMLALSAVFMAMTFVVFVIYGAFAATVRDHIVSRPTVLAWMRRTFAAAFVGLGLQLALASR, from the coding sequence ATGAGCGTTGAGTTCCTCATCACCGCGTTGATCATCGTGGTCTCGCCGGGCACCGGGGCGGTGTACACCGTCGGCACGGGCCTGACGCGCGGATTCCGCATGTCGGTCGTGGCGGCCTTCGGCTGCACCCTCGGGATCGTCCCGCACCTGGCCGCGGCCATCGCGGGTCTCGCCGCGGTGCTGCACACCAGCGCGCTGGCCTTCGAGAGCTTCAAGTGGGCCGGCGTCGGCTACCTGCTCTTCCTCGCCTGGCAGACGCTGCGCGAGAAGGGGGCGATGAAGATCGACACGGACGGCGGGGGACAGTCGAAGGAGAACTCGGCGGCGCGCGTCACCTGGACCGCCATCCTGATCAACTTCCTCAACCCGAAGCTGTCCATGTTCTTCCTGGCGTTCCTGCCCCAGTTCGTCCCGGCCGACAGCGACAACTCCCTGCCGCACATGCTGGCGCTCTCGGCCGTCTTCATGGCCATGACGTTCGTCGTCTTCGTGATCTACGGCGCCTTCGCCGCGACCGTACGCGACCACATCGTCTCCCGCCCCACGGTGCTGGCCTGGATGCGGCGGACCTTCGCCGCGGCCTTCGTCGGCCTGGGCCTGCAACTGGCCCTCGCGAGCCGCTGA
- the secD gene encoding protein translocase subunit SecD yields the protein MRVRALLALAIVALSLYVAVTVPARLGLDLRGGTQIVLETRDTPTATADSEATDRTLEVLRRRVDALGITEPTLTRSGDQRIIVELPGVQDPREAADVLGRTAQLAFHPVLGEAPPGATDEANKEKGGGKDNEGGKAGKPDKSDKGELVLPDEEGRPLRLGPSSLNGGEVAEAEARIEPQQGLGWFVSVDFHKGGKGKWADLTGEAACAAPGDPVRRVAIVLDDEVISSPQVDPGVQCGKGIAGGSTQITGDFDRKEARELALLINGGALPVPVEAVEQRTVGPTLGAAAIEASAQAAIIGTALTGLFIMAVYRLLGGLAVIALACYGVISYAALVGLGATLTLPGLAGFVLAIGMAVDANVLVFERAREEYATATRQRKTPRSALAAGFREALSAIADSNITTLIAAALLFLFASGPVRGFGVTLGIGVLASMVSALVITRALADLAVARRAVRRRPGITGIAHIGAVRTRLTRRDPDLMGRRRRWLAASAVAMVLATAGILVRGLDFGVEFTGGRLVEYATTKPVDVDRARDAVADAGFPRAVVQASGDGELTVRTGGMSNAEEARVGEAIGDLAGGEVEKVRDELIGPSMGEELRRGALIALAVAVGAQLLYLAVRFRFALGVSAVVAMVHDALIVVGAFAWMGKPIDGVFLAALLTVIGYSVNDSVVIFDRVRQLQASHPEQPYARTTNTALVQTVPRTVNTGMGAMCILATLALVGGDSLTDFALALLIGVAVGTYSSMFTAAPLAVELQARGMSTSRPSGGDGDAGDAGERERAGAAKARTRTRPGAGLSR from the coding sequence ATGCGGGTGCGGGCCCTGCTCGCCCTCGCCATCGTCGCCTTGTCGCTCTACGTCGCCGTGACCGTGCCCGCCCGTCTCGGCCTCGACCTACGGGGTGGCACGCAGATCGTGCTCGAAACCCGTGACACACCCACCGCAACGGCCGACTCCGAGGCCACCGACCGAACGCTGGAGGTGCTGCGCCGCCGGGTGGACGCGCTCGGCATCACCGAGCCCACCCTCACCCGCTCCGGCGATCAACGCATCATCGTCGAGCTGCCCGGCGTTCAGGACCCGCGCGAGGCCGCCGACGTCCTGGGCCGCACCGCCCAACTCGCCTTCCACCCCGTGCTCGGCGAGGCGCCACCCGGCGCCACGGACGAGGCGAACAAGGAGAAGGGGGGAGGCAAGGACAACGAGGGCGGCAAGGCGGGTAAGCCCGACAAGTCAGACAAGGGTGAACTCGTGTTGCCCGACGAGGAGGGCAGGCCGCTGCGGCTGGGGCCGTCGTCGCTGAACGGGGGCGAGGTCGCCGAGGCGGAGGCGCGCATCGAACCGCAGCAGGGGCTCGGCTGGTTCGTCAGCGTCGACTTCCACAAGGGAGGCAAGGGCAAGTGGGCCGACCTGACCGGCGAGGCCGCCTGCGCCGCTCCGGGTGACCCCGTCCGCCGGGTGGCGATCGTGTTGGACGACGAGGTCATCTCGTCCCCGCAGGTGGACCCCGGTGTCCAGTGCGGCAAGGGCATCGCGGGCGGCTCGACCCAGATCACCGGCGACTTCGACCGCAAGGAGGCCCGCGAACTCGCCCTGCTCATCAACGGCGGCGCCCTGCCGGTGCCGGTCGAGGCCGTCGAACAGCGCACCGTCGGCCCCACACTGGGGGCCGCCGCCATCGAGGCGAGCGCTCAGGCCGCCATCATCGGCACCGCCCTGACCGGCCTGTTCATCATGGCGGTCTACCGCCTCCTGGGCGGCCTGGCGGTCATCGCCCTGGCCTGCTACGGAGTCATCTCCTACGCCGCCCTGGTCGGGTTGGGCGCCACGCTCACGCTGCCCGGGCTCGCCGGGTTCGTGCTGGCGATCGGCATGGCCGTGGACGCCAACGTGCTGGTCTTCGAACGCGCCCGCGAGGAGTACGCGACCGCGACACGGCAGCGGAAGACCCCGCGCTCCGCGCTGGCGGCCGGCTTCCGCGAGGCGCTGAGCGCCATCGCCGACTCCAACATCACCACACTCATCGCGGCCGCGCTGCTGTTCCTCTTCGCCTCGGGCCCGGTCCGTGGCTTCGGCGTGACGCTGGGCATCGGCGTCCTGGCCTCCATGGTCAGCGCACTGGTGATCACCCGCGCGCTGGCCGACCTCGCGGTGGCCCGGCGCGCGGTGCGACGGCGGCCGGGCATCACCGGGATCGCCCACATCGGCGCGGTCCGCACCCGCCTCACCCGGCGCGACCCGGACCTGATGGGTCGCCGGCGGCGCTGGCTCGCCGCCTCGGCCGTGGCCATGGTGCTGGCCACGGCGGGCATCCTGGTGCGCGGCCTCGACTTCGGCGTGGAGTTCACCGGGGGCCGGCTCGTGGAGTACGCGACCACCAAGCCCGTGGACGTGGACCGGGCCCGCGACGCGGTGGCGGACGCCGGCTTCCCGCGCGCCGTCGTGCAGGCGTCGGGCGACGGCGAGCTGACGGTGCGTACCGGTGGGATGTCGAACGCCGAGGAAGCGCGGGTGGGCGAGGCGATCGGCGATCTCGCGGGGGGCGAGGTGGAGAAGGTCCGCGACGAACTCATCGGGCCCAGCATGGGCGAGGAGCTGCGGCGCGGGGCCCTGATCGCGCTCGCGGTGGCGGTGGGGGCCCAGTTGCTCTACCTCGCCGTCCGGTTCCGCTTCGCCCTCGGCGTCTCGGCCGTGGTGGCGATGGTGCACGACGCGCTCATCGTGGTGGGCGCCTTCGCCTGGATGGGCAAGCCCATCGACGGGGTCTTCCTGGCCGCGCTGCTGACGGTGATCGGCTACTCGGTGAACGACTCCGTCGTGATCTTCGACCGGGTCAGGCAGCTCCAGGCCAGCCACCCGGAGCAGCCGTACGCGCGCACGACCAACACCGCGCTGGTCCAGACGGTGCCGCGCACCGTCAACACCGGCATGGGCGCCATGTGCATCCTGGCCACGCTCGCCCTGGTGGGTGGCGACTCGCTGACCGACTTCGCCCTCGCGCTGTTGATCGGCGTGGCCGTCGGCACGTACTCCTCGATGTTCACCGCGGCCCCCCTCGCGGTGGAGCTCCAGGCGCGCGGCATGTCCACCTCCCGCCCGTCCGGCGGCGACGGGGACGCCGGGGACGCCGGCGAGCGCGAGCGCGCCGGCGCGGCCAAGGCCCGGACCCGCACCCGGCCGGGCGCCGGCCTCTCACGCTGA